In Bradyrhizobium sp. 1(2017), one DNA window encodes the following:
- a CDS encoding DUF1488 family protein, with protein MPLTRDKIIGHDLERLAFRFTMLDDSDVVQCQISDAAMDELAGMQGTESSARQAQFLSLRETIERIASDLYDEAPRFPGYVVRIFMRHLGR; from the coding sequence ATGCCGCTGACGCGCGACAAAATCATTGGCCATGATCTGGAACGGCTGGCCTTCCGCTTCACCATGCTGGACGACAGCGATGTGGTGCAGTGCCAGATCAGCGACGCCGCGATGGACGAGCTTGCGGGCATGCAGGGCACCGAAAGCAGCGCGCGCCAGGCGCAGTTCCTGTCGCTGCGCGAGACCATTGAGCGGATCGCATCCGACCTCTACGACGAAGCGCCGCGATTCCCGGGCTATGTGGTGCGGATCTTCATGCGGCATTTGGGACGGTAG
- a CDS encoding tetratricopeptide repeat protein, producing MITAMIRLVTLGTFAALLASPAYSAGGGGGGGGGGGGGSDPYGSAYSTPSTAQPAYPRRSGTKAGQKAKKPNNQSSIGDPAFAAGYRVAYDTIYERNDYGSAIAQLKSLGHDDHPNVANLIGYSYRKLGDYEQSQVWYERALRADPNHVLTWQYYGLWQLERGNREQALYHLGRIASICGTDCEEYRSLAAALDKPSGAALVY from the coding sequence ATGATCACAGCGATGATCAGACTCGTCACGCTGGGGACGTTTGCGGCGCTACTAGCTTCCCCCGCGTACTCAGCGGGCGGAGGTGGCGGCGGCGGCGGAGGAGGCGGTGGTGGCAGCGACCCCTATGGTAGCGCCTATTCAACTCCCAGCACTGCTCAGCCGGCCTATCCAAGGCGTTCCGGAACGAAGGCCGGTCAGAAGGCGAAGAAGCCGAACAATCAATCCAGCATCGGTGATCCCGCTTTCGCGGCCGGCTACCGCGTGGCCTATGACACCATCTACGAGCGCAACGATTATGGGTCCGCGATCGCGCAGTTGAAATCGCTCGGCCATGACGATCATCCGAACGTCGCCAACCTCATCGGCTACTCCTATCGCAAGCTCGGTGACTACGAGCAGTCGCAGGTCTGGTACGAGCGCGCCTTGCGGGCGGATCCGAACCACGTGCTGACCTGGCAATATTATGGATTGTGGCAGCTCGAGCGGGGAAACCGCGAGCAAGCGCTCTATCACCTCGGCCGGATCGCATCCATCTGCGGGACGGACTGCGAGGAGTATCGATCGCTGGCCGCGGCGCTGGACAAGCCGTCCGGCGCGGCGCTGGTCTACTGA
- a CDS encoding amidohydrolase family protein, whose translation MNIQFRESQEAASPLTAKTAIADCDIHPARATRTELYPYLAKRWQHHLEIYGVHAYQGMMEGPPYPKAQPNASRRDAYPPEGGPQGSSLSFMQKQLLDPNNVQLGVLNPLNTGQGIRNHELSAALCSAINDWQIDKWTSKDKRLKASIVVGNEDGLSAAAEIRERAGDKNFVQVLLLSRNVEPLGQRRYWPIYQAAEEAGLPVGVHAFGFGGNPITPSGWPSYYIEEMVGHSQCQQSALASLVLEGVFERFPKLKMVMIEAGFGWAPSLAWRLDKAWQRLRSEVPHVKRPPSEYIREQVWWTTQPMEDPERREDLFDVINWIGWDRLLFATDYPHWDYDEPSRVLPAGVSESNREAFYLGNAKKLYGLA comes from the coding sequence ATGAATATCCAGTTCCGCGAGAGCCAAGAAGCCGCTTCCCCACTGACTGCGAAAACCGCGATCGCGGATTGCGACATCCATCCGGCCCGCGCCACCCGCACCGAGCTCTATCCCTACCTCGCCAAACGCTGGCAGCATCATCTCGAAATCTACGGCGTCCATGCCTATCAGGGCATGATGGAAGGCCCTCCCTATCCGAAGGCCCAACCCAACGCCTCGCGCCGCGATGCCTATCCGCCGGAAGGCGGCCCGCAGGGCTCCTCGCTGTCCTTCATGCAGAAGCAGCTGCTCGATCCCAACAACGTGCAGTTAGGGGTGCTCAATCCGCTCAACACCGGGCAGGGCATCCGCAATCACGAGCTCTCGGCCGCCTTGTGCTCGGCGATCAACGATTGGCAGATCGACAAATGGACCAGCAAGGACAAGCGGCTGAAGGCGTCCATCGTCGTCGGCAATGAGGACGGGCTGTCGGCCGCCGCCGAGATCCGCGAGCGCGCCGGCGACAAGAACTTCGTCCAGGTGCTGCTGCTCAGCCGCAATGTCGAGCCACTCGGCCAGCGTCGTTACTGGCCGATCTACCAGGCTGCGGAAGAGGCCGGCCTCCCCGTCGGGGTGCACGCTTTCGGCTTCGGCGGCAATCCGATCACGCCCTCGGGCTGGCCGTCCTATTACATCGAGGAGATGGTGGGTCACTCGCAGTGCCAGCAATCGGCGCTGGCGAGCCTCGTGCTGGAAGGCGTGTTCGAGCGCTTCCCGAAACTGAAGATGGTGATGATCGAGGCCGGCTTCGGCTGGGCGCCGTCGCTGGCATGGCGGCTGGACAAGGCCTGGCAGCGCCTGCGCAGCGAGGTGCCGCATGTGAAGCGGCCGCCGTCCGAATATATCCGCGAGCAGGTGTGGTGGACGACGCAGCCGATGGAAGACCCGGAGCGGCGCGAGGATCTGTTCGACGTCATCAACTGGATCGGCTGGGACCGGCTCTTGTTCGCGACCGATTATCCGCATTGGGATTACGACGAGCCGTCGCGCGTGCTGCCGGCGGGCGTCAGCGAGTCCAATCGCGAGGCGTTCTACCTCGGCAATGCGAAGAAGCTTTACGGGCTGGCTTGA
- a CDS encoding CinA family protein yields the protein MKELIGIAEQVAARLIARKQTIAVAESSTGGLISASLLAVPGASAYFLGGAVVYTRDARRALMDISDEGMKGFRSSSEPYAQLLAERMRSRFGCDWGLSETGAAGPTGNRYGDAAGHSCMAVAGPAAEVVTLETASGDRFGNMQVFAATALKLLLRKLEG from the coding sequence ATGAAAGAGCTCATCGGCATTGCAGAACAGGTCGCGGCCCGCCTGATCGCGCGCAAACAGACCATTGCGGTGGCGGAATCCTCCACCGGCGGGCTGATCTCCGCCAGCCTGCTCGCCGTGCCCGGCGCGTCCGCCTATTTCCTTGGCGGCGCGGTCGTTTACACCCGCGATGCCAGACGCGCGCTGATGGATATTTCGGATGAAGGAATGAAGGGCTTTCGCTCCTCCTCGGAGCCCTATGCGCAGCTGCTTGCGGAACGGATGCGATCACGCTTCGGATGCGACTGGGGCCTGTCCGAGACCGGCGCAGCCGGCCCCACCGGCAACCGCTACGGCGACGCCGCAGGCCATAGCTGCATGGCTGTCGCAGGGCCGGCAGCAGAGGTGGTGACGCTGGAGACGGCGAGCGGCGACCGGTTCGGCAACATGCAGGTCTTTGCGGCGACGGCGCTGAAATTGCTGTTGAGGAAGCTGGAGGGGTGA
- a CDS encoding AMP nucleosidase translates to MQSPPSIATESFSDASLAVVRLEEIYERNTKFLRDRFEAYVGGEAITTRVRAYYPFVRLTTATHARLDSRLAYGFVAGPGVHETSVTRPDLFRSYLIEQIGLLIQNHGVPVEIGESAEPIPIHFAYRRDINIEAAITTSENSSVTRSLRDAFDVPDLATMDDAIADGTFELQPGAPEPLSLFRAARVDYSLRRLYHYTGTDPEYFQNFVIFTNYQFYVDAFAQLCQQRLQSRDAGLEAFVAPGNVVTRAGGVMTGVAPVRAPQMPAFHLVEPGYRGITLINIGTGPSNARNVTDHVAVLRPHAWLMLGHCAGLRNTQRLGDYVLAHGYVREDHVLDRELPLWVPIPALAEMQVALEEAVEDVTGLEGFELKRLMRTGTVASVDNRNWEISGPDVIRRMSQSRAVALDMESAAIAANGYRFRVPYGTLLCVSDKPLHGEIKLAGMASEFYRRRVGQHLEIGLKALERLKEQESERLHSRKLRSFAEVAFQ, encoded by the coding sequence ATGCAATCCCCTCCCTCCATCGCCACCGAATCCTTCTCCGATGCGTCCCTTGCCGTCGTGCGGCTCGAGGAGATCTACGAGCGCAACACGAAATTCCTGCGCGACCGGTTCGAGGCTTACGTCGGCGGCGAAGCGATCACGACGCGGGTGCGGGCCTACTATCCCTTCGTCCGCCTCACCACTGCGACGCATGCACGGCTGGATTCGCGTCTTGCCTATGGATTCGTCGCCGGTCCCGGCGTGCACGAGACCAGCGTCACGCGGCCCGATCTGTTCCGCAGCTATCTCATCGAACAGATCGGACTCTTGATCCAGAACCACGGCGTGCCGGTCGAGATCGGCGAGTCCGCCGAGCCGATCCCGATCCACTTCGCCTATCGCCGTGACATCAACATCGAGGCCGCCATCACCACCAGCGAAAACTCGTCCGTGACGCGATCGCTGCGCGATGCGTTCGACGTGCCTGATCTCGCCACGATGGACGATGCGATCGCCGACGGCACCTTCGAGCTGCAACCTGGCGCGCCCGAGCCGCTGTCGCTGTTCCGCGCCGCCCGCGTCGACTATTCGCTGCGCCGGCTCTATCACTACACCGGCACCGATCCCGAGTATTTCCAGAACTTCGTGATCTTCACCAACTACCAGTTCTATGTCGACGCCTTTGCGCAGCTTTGTCAGCAGCGGCTTCAGTCCCGCGACGCCGGCCTCGAAGCCTTCGTCGCGCCCGGCAACGTCGTCACGCGCGCCGGCGGCGTGATGACGGGTGTTGCGCCCGTGCGTGCGCCGCAGATGCCGGCCTTCCATCTGGTCGAGCCCGGCTATCGCGGCATCACCCTGATCAACATCGGCACCGGTCCGTCGAACGCACGCAACGTCACGGACCACGTCGCCGTGTTGCGACCGCACGCCTGGCTGATGCTCGGCCATTGCGCGGGCCTGCGCAACACGCAACGGCTCGGCGACTACGTGCTCGCGCATGGCTATGTGCGCGAGGATCATGTGCTCGACCGCGAACTGCCGCTGTGGGTGCCGATCCCGGCGCTGGCCGAGATGCAGGTCGCGCTCGAGGAGGCGGTCGAGGATGTCACCGGGCTCGAAGGCTTCGAGCTCAAGCGCCTGATGCGCACGGGGACCGTCGCCAGCGTCGACAACCGCAACTGGGAGATCTCGGGGCCAGACGTGATCCGCCGCATGTCGCAATCGCGCGCGGTCGCGCTCGACATGGAATCGGCCGCGATCGCCGCCAACGGCTACCGCTTCCGCGTTCCCTACGGCACGCTGCTCTGCGTCTCCGACAAGCCGCTGCACGGCGAGATCAAGCTCGCGGGCATGGCCAGCGAATTCTATCGCCGCCGCGTCGGCCAGCATCTCGAGATCGGCCTCAAGGCGCTGGAACGACTCAAGGAGCAGGAATCCGAACGGCTGCATTCGCGCAAGCTGAGGAGTTTCGCTGAAGTCGCGTTCCAGTAA
- a CDS encoding amidohydrolase family protein, with product MASLIAGGVDCDVHPAVPHLTSLLPYLNDYWRDQVTTRGMVDLISQSYPERSPIVSRPDWRPENGKPGESLEDMQRHVLAPFQLKFAICNPLYGVQMVFSEDMQAAFCRALNDWLAKEWLDRDPRLRGSIVIPTQSVEKAVAEIERCAPDKRFVQVLMLVMGDTPLGKRALWPIYAAAERLELPVGVHAGSAYHNPPTAVGWGSYHIEDYVGQAQAFQTQLTSLIVEGVFAKFPRLKMVMLESGVSWISPYLWRLHKFWRGVRMETPWVDRAPLDIVRSNIRFSLQPFDAPPDESTLNRLFDHMQSDELVLFSTDYPHWQFDGQDALPEGLSPDLVRKIMIDNPHATYPRLT from the coding sequence ATGGCGTCCCTGATCGCTGGCGGGGTGGATTGCGATGTGCATCCCGCCGTGCCGCATCTGACCAGCCTGTTACCGTATCTGAACGATTACTGGCGCGATCAGGTGACGACGCGCGGCATGGTCGATCTCATCTCGCAATCCTATCCCGAGAGATCGCCGATCGTGTCGCGTCCCGATTGGCGCCCGGAAAACGGCAAGCCCGGCGAAAGCCTCGAGGACATGCAGCGCCATGTGCTCGCTCCTTTTCAGCTGAAGTTCGCCATCTGCAATCCGCTCTATGGCGTGCAGATGGTATTCTCCGAGGACATGCAGGCGGCCTTCTGCCGCGCCTTGAACGATTGGCTCGCCAAGGAATGGCTCGACCGCGATCCCCGCCTGCGCGGCTCGATCGTGATCCCCACGCAGAGCGTCGAGAAGGCCGTCGCCGAGATCGAGCGTTGCGCTCCGGACAAGCGCTTCGTGCAGGTGCTGATGCTGGTCATGGGCGACACGCCGCTCGGCAAGCGCGCGCTGTGGCCGATCTACGCGGCAGCGGAACGCCTGGAACTTCCGGTCGGCGTCCACGCCGGTTCCGCCTATCACAATCCGCCCACCGCAGTGGGATGGGGTTCCTATCACATCGAGGATTATGTCGGTCAGGCACAGGCGTTCCAGACCCAGCTCACCAGCCTGATCGTCGAGGGTGTGTTCGCCAAGTTTCCGCGGCTGAAAATGGTGATGCTGGAATCCGGCGTCTCCTGGATATCTCCTTATCTCTGGCGCCTGCACAAGTTCTGGCGCGGGGTGCGGATGGAGACGCCCTGGGTTGATCGCGCGCCGCTAGACATTGTGCGCAGCAACATCCGCTTCTCGTTACAGCCTTTTGATGCGCCGCCGGATGAGTCGACATTAAATCGCCTGTTTGATCATATGCAGTCCGACGAATTAGTCCTATTCTCCACGGACTATCCGCACTGGCAGTTCGACGGCCAGGACGCGCTGCCCGAAGGTCTGTCCCCCGATCTCGTGCGCAAGATCATGATCGACAATCCGCATGCAACCTATCCCCGCCTGACATGA
- a CDS encoding HlyD family type I secretion periplasmic adaptor subunit produces the protein MSTLAIGGPKPSATKTVRDSIKFHLMLGLGIVLVLVVGLGGWASTVLISGALIAPGQIVVESNVKKVQHPTGGVVGEVRARDGDVVKAGDVVVRLDDTVTKANLAIVTKNLDAAQARAARLQAEQRGLDSIEFPQGLIERANDPDVKALLSAETKLFDVRVNGRTGQKAQLRERITQLNEEISGLSAQEKAKDQEISLVQNELTGVRDLYDKRLVQISRLTQLERDSARLNGERAQYIASRAQAKGKITETELQIIQIDKDVVSEVSKDLRETNDKIGELIERKVAAEDQLRRVDIRAPQDGMVLQSTVHTVGGVVTAGDALMLIVPQADDLQVEAKVNPVDIDKLQIGQKTLLRLSAFNQRTTPELNGVVSRVSPDVTTDQRTGQSYYTIRVSMPPEEIARLGDVKMIPGMPVEAFVQTGDRTMLSYLMKPLHDQLMRAFREK, from the coding sequence ATGAGCACGTTGGCGATCGGCGGCCCTAAGCCCTCTGCGACGAAGACCGTGCGCGATTCGATCAAGTTTCACCTGATGCTCGGGCTCGGGATCGTGCTGGTCCTGGTCGTCGGTCTCGGCGGCTGGGCGTCCACTGTGCTGATCTCGGGCGCGTTGATCGCGCCGGGCCAGATCGTGGTCGAATCCAACGTCAAGAAGGTGCAGCATCCGACCGGCGGCGTGGTCGGCGAGGTGCGCGCCCGCGATGGCGACGTGGTCAAGGCCGGCGACGTCGTGGTGCGGCTCGACGACACCGTCACCAAGGCCAACCTTGCGATCGTCACCAAGAACCTCGATGCCGCGCAGGCCCGCGCGGCGCGACTGCAGGCCGAGCAGCGTGGTCTCGACAGCATCGAATTCCCGCAAGGCCTGATCGAGCGAGCCAACGATCCCGACGTCAAGGCACTGCTATCCGCCGAGACCAAGCTGTTCGATGTCCGCGTCAATGGCCGCACCGGACAGAAGGCGCAGCTGCGCGAACGCATCACGCAGCTCAACGAGGAAATCTCCGGCCTCAGCGCCCAGGAGAAGGCCAAGGATCAGGAGATCTCGCTGGTGCAGAACGAGCTCACCGGCGTGCGCGACCTCTACGACAAGCGTCTGGTGCAGATCTCGCGCCTCACTCAGCTCGAACGCGATTCGGCGCGCCTCAACGGCGAGCGCGCGCAGTACATCGCATCGCGCGCCCAGGCCAAGGGCAAGATCACCGAGACCGAACTCCAGATCATCCAGATCGACAAGGATGTGGTCAGCGAGGTCTCCAAGGACCTGCGCGAGACCAACGACAAGATCGGCGAGCTGATCGAGCGCAAGGTCGCCGCCGAGGACCAGCTTCGCCGCGTCGACATCCGCGCGCCGCAGGACGGCATGGTGCTGCAATCGACGGTGCACACCGTGGGCGGCGTCGTCACCGCAGGCGATGCGTTGATGCTGATCGTGCCGCAGGCCGACGACCTCCAGGTCGAGGCCAAGGTCAACCCGGTCGACATCGACAAGCTCCAGATCGGCCAGAAGACGCTATTGCGCCTGTCCGCCTTCAACCAGCGTACCACGCCCGAGCTCAACGGCGTCGTCAGCCGCGTGTCGCCCGACGTCACCACCGACCAGCGCACCGGCCAGAGCTACTACACCATCCGCGTCTCGATGCCGCCGGAGGAGATCGCCCGCCTCGGCGACGTCAAGATGATCCCCGGCATGCCCGTGGAAGCCTTCGTGCAGACCGGCGACCGCACCATGCTGTCCTACCTGATGAAGCCCCTGCACGACCAGCTGATGCGCGCGTTCCGCGAGAAGTGA